Part of the Terrisporobacter glycolicus ATCC 14880 = DSM 1288 genome is shown below.
GGCTTAAAGATCACGGAGATATAATTTATGGCGCTGATAAAAATGCTCCACCCCTTAGATATGTAGATACTGATAATCAATATAAGGGGATTTTTATTGACTATTTAAATTCATTGTCTATAGAAAGTGGCTTGCAAATTGAGGTTAGACCTTTAGTTTGGGATAAGGCATTATCAGAATTAAAAAATGAAAAAACAGATATATGTGACATGTTTCCAAGTGTAGAAAGATCGAAAGACTACTTATTTAGTAACCCCATTTACAAATTAAGAGGAGTAATTGTAGCTAATGATAATAATGAAGAGATAAAAAATCTATCGGATTTAAACAATAAAACAATAGCAGTACAGCTTGGTGACTACACCAATGAATTTTTAGAAGAAAATGTGAAAGGTGCAAAGTATGTTTATGTAGCAGATATTAAAGAAGCTTTAAAAGTACTAAACCGTGGTGAAGCTGATGCCGTAGTTGGTGATGAACCGGTTTGCAGTTATTTTATACAAAAGAATGATTATGAAGGAAAATTAAAAATAGTAGAAAAAGAAATATATGAAAATGATGTTGTTTTAGCAGTTCCTAAAAGTCATGGAACATTAGTTAATATTATAAATAAGGGTATTTATTCTCTAAATAAAAATAATATAATGGAAAAAATGCAACAGAAATGGTTTGGGATTTCTGCTACTATGACATATACAGGAGAAAAAGAAACTCATTCATTTAAAATTATATTAAGCGTACTTTTTATTTTTATATTATTAACATACTTATTTTATTTGATAAATAGATCCTTGAAAAATGCTGTTGCAGATAGAACAAAGGAACTTAATCGAAGTAAAAACGAGTTACAGGCAGCTTTTGATGTTTTCAATAGAATTATTGTTATTGTAGATGGAAGGGGAAAAATTTTGAATTGCAATAAATCTTTTTATAATTACTGCAATTTTACTAAAGAAGAAGCTTCTAGTAAAAAAGTATATGAAATAGATGAAATGTTTAAATATATTTGGCAAACTCTCGATGTTAAAAATATG
Proteins encoded:
- a CDS encoding transporter substrate-binding domain-containing protein: MRKKIYISGVLILILTIKLVNYIVEDQYGVSLMEYSTISKPLTEEEKQWLKDHGDIIYGADKNAPPLRYVDTDNQYKGIFIDYLNSLSIESGLQIEVRPLVWDKALSELKNEKTDICDMFPSVERSKDYLFSNPIYKLRGVIVANDNNEEIKNLSDLNNKTIAVQLGDYTNEFLEENVKGAKYVYVADIKEALKVLNRGEADAVVGDEPVCSYFIQKNDYEGKLKIVEKEIYENDVVLAVPKSHGTLVNIINKGIYSLNKNNIMEKMQQKWFGISATMTYTGEKETHSFKIILSVLFIFILLTYLFYLINRSLKNAVADRTKELNRSKNELQAAFDVFNRIIVIVDGRGKILNCNKSFYNYCNFTKEEASSKKVYEIDEMFKYIWQTLDVKNMKEAPFEFNYNNRIYRIHVRNIKDIEQLDKKSEENKTYDMLITINDITNTKATEKQLLQSEKMAAIGQLAAGVAHEIRNPLGIIRNYCYLLQGKNARQNEEIYQKSIDNIELSVERASGIIDNLLNFSAISGDEYKKINIREFLLFILQLEKKSMKEMNIESILSCENICIYTNEESLKHIFINLITNAVDSMPNGGIIKIICVDKGPIIQIDITDSGVGIEKHNLDNIFNPFFTTKNPGKGTGLGLFIVYNEVQKLGGSIEITSSEINIGTTFRIEIPTKGGLI